A window of the Chroogloeocystis siderophila 5.2 s.c.1 genome harbors these coding sequences:
- a CDS encoding response regulator transcription factor: MRILIVEDDLSLAEILATALIEQRYVVDTVSDGEAAWQQVKTVTYDLIVMDMMLPKLDGISLCRRLRSQSYGIPVLMLTALNNIADKVTGLDAGADDYVIKPVDLQELFARIRALLRRGSAQTPPILEWDGLRLDPSTYEVTYEEKPLYLTPKEYSLLEVLLRNGRRVVSRSAIIEHVWSLEDPPEEDTVKAHIKTLRQKLKSVGAASDFIETVHGVGYRLRQPSLHQ; the protein is encoded by the coding sequence ATGAGGATTCTGATAGTCGAAGACGATCTTAGCCTTGCCGAAATTTTAGCAACAGCACTGATTGAGCAGCGGTATGTAGTAGATACGGTAAGTGATGGGGAAGCCGCTTGGCAACAAGTCAAAACGGTTACATACGATCTCATTGTTATGGATATGATGCTTCCCAAACTTGATGGTATTAGCCTATGTAGGCGGCTACGTTCTCAAAGCTATGGGATTCCAGTACTGATGCTAACTGCTTTAAATAATATTGCAGATAAAGTCACAGGGTTAGACGCAGGGGCTGATGATTACGTGATCAAACCAGTAGACTTACAAGAATTATTTGCGCGGATTCGCGCGCTACTGCGGCGAGGAAGTGCGCAGACGCCACCAATTTTAGAGTGGGATGGGTTGCGGCTAGATCCTAGTACATATGAAGTAACCTACGAAGAAAAACCTTTGTACTTGACACCCAAAGAGTATAGTCTTCTAGAAGTGCTCTTACGCAATGGAAGACGCGTTGTTAGTCGTAGTGCCATCATTGAACACGTTTGGTCTTTGGAAGACCCGCCAGAAGAAGATACTGTCAAAGCGCATATCAAGACTCTCCGTCAAAAGCTGAAGTCTGTAGGCGCTGCAAGCGATTTCATTGAAACCGTTCACGGTGTCGGCTATCGCCTTAGACAACCCTCGCTACATCAATAA
- the nblR gene encoding response regulator transcription factor NblR, giving the protein MSTVEAERSPCVLLVETDETLAEQVSLDLQESGYEAVIAPDVYSGMQYSREIQPALIVVDRMLAGESGLELCTHLRKAGARIPVLVLMARDTVDDRVACLEAGADDYFLKPYRSEEFLQMVRLYLQPETGLTEQLRFGDLVLDLATRRAIRHGKALDLTMKEFELLKYLMEHPREVLTREQILENVWGYDFMGESNVIEVYIRYLRLKIEDEGHRRLIQTVRGVGYVLRES; this is encoded by the coding sequence ATGAGTACGGTAGAGGCTGAACGCAGTCCATGTGTTTTATTAGTCGAAACTGATGAGACGTTGGCAGAGCAAGTGAGCCTTGACTTACAAGAATCAGGCTATGAAGCTGTGATCGCGCCTGACGTTTACAGCGGGATGCAATACTCGCGAGAAATCCAGCCAGCTTTGATTGTGGTAGACCGAATGCTGGCTGGAGAATCAGGGCTAGAGTTATGTACTCATCTACGCAAAGCAGGCGCGCGCATACCGGTATTAGTCTTGATGGCACGAGATACCGTTGACGATCGCGTAGCTTGTCTAGAAGCGGGTGCTGATGACTATTTTCTCAAACCTTACCGCTCTGAAGAATTTTTACAGATGGTGCGCCTCTATCTACAACCAGAAACAGGCTTAACCGAACAATTACGCTTTGGCGATCTTGTCTTAGATTTAGCAACGCGCCGCGCCATTCGTCATGGCAAAGCGTTGGATCTGACAATGAAAGAGTTTGAACTGCTCAAGTATCTGATGGAACATCCGCGTGAAGTTCTAACTCGCGAACAAATTCTAGAAAATGTTTGGGGTTATGATTTCATGGGTGAATCGAATGTTATCGAAGTTTATATTCGTTATTTACGCCTTAAGATAGAAGACGAAGGTCACAGACGCTTAATCCAAACTGTGCGGGGTGTCGGCTATGTTTTACGAGAATCGTAA
- a CDS encoding DUF1816 domain-containing protein, producing MKLLDDANSNHVELDWWVEVTTTQPNVIYYFGPFASRQEAQSFLPGYIEDIEQEGCQEICVQVLQCQPTELTVEEQILVASG from the coding sequence ATGAAATTACTAGATGACGCTAACAGCAACCACGTTGAACTAGATTGGTGGGTAGAAGTTACGACTACTCAACCGAATGTCATTTATTACTTTGGACCTTTTGCGAGTAGACAGGAAGCACAATCGTTTTTACCTGGATATATTGAGGATATAGAACAAGAAGGCTGTCAAGAAATTTGCGTTCAAGTGCTGCAATGTCAACCTACAGAATTAACAGTTGAAGAACAGATTTTAGTGGCTAGTGGCTAG
- a CDS encoding NAD(+) kinase — protein MPKAGIIYNDVKPIAGRVANELKDKLIAAGWEVCATTGIGGILGYSNPESPVCHTPIEGLTPPGFDAEMKFAIVLGGDGTVLAASRLVAPCGVPILTVNTGHMGFLTEAYVNQLPLVMEQVMAGKYEIEERAMLAVKVLRRGKSVLWEALCLNEMVLHREPLTCMCHFEIAVGHHAPVDIAADGVIVSTPTGSTAYSLSAGGPVVTPGVPVLQLVPICPHSLASRALVFADTETVTISSASTDRLVMVVDGNAGCYVFPEDQVQLGRSQYSARFIRLQSPEFFRILREKLGWGLPHIAKPTSVELP, from the coding sequence GTGCCGAAAGCGGGCATTATTTACAACGACGTTAAGCCGATCGCCGGTCGTGTTGCTAACGAACTGAAAGACAAGCTCATCGCAGCGGGTTGGGAAGTTTGTGCAACAACTGGTATCGGGGGGATTTTGGGTTACTCGAACCCAGAAAGTCCGGTGTGTCATACACCGATTGAAGGTCTTACCCCACCTGGTTTTGATGCGGAAATGAAATTTGCTATTGTCCTCGGAGGCGATGGCACAGTTTTAGCTGCTTCCCGTTTAGTGGCTCCTTGTGGCGTTCCGATCCTGACGGTAAATACAGGACACATGGGGTTTTTAACCGAAGCTTATGTCAATCAATTACCGCTAGTTATGGAACAAGTCATGGCGGGAAAATATGAGATTGAAGAACGGGCGATGTTAGCCGTTAAGGTCTTGCGTCGCGGGAAATCAGTTCTCTGGGAAGCGTTGTGTTTGAATGAGATGGTACTGCACCGCGAACCTTTGACGTGTATGTGCCATTTTGAAATTGCGGTGGGACATCACGCGCCCGTAGATATTGCCGCAGATGGTGTCATTGTCTCAACTCCCACTGGTTCAACGGCGTATTCATTGAGTGCGGGAGGACCTGTGGTAACACCAGGAGTTCCCGTATTACAGCTAGTTCCCATTTGTCCGCATTCGCTTGCGTCACGCGCGCTCGTCTTTGCTGATACTGAAACTGTGACAATTTCGAGTGCGAGTACTGATCGGTTAGTGATGGTGGTTGATGGAAATGCTGGTTGCTACGTTTTTCCTGAGGATCAGGTGCAATTAGGGCGATCGCAATACTCCGCGCGATTTATCCGCCTGCAATCACCGGAGTTCTTTCGGATTTTGCGCGAAAAGTTAGGTTGGGGGCTACCGCATATTGCCAAGCCAACTTCGGTCGAGTTGCCTTAA
- a CDS encoding SDR family oxidoreductase → MTILVVGATGTLGRQVVRRALDEGYKVRCLVRNPKKATFLKEWGAELVAGNLCYPDTLPPALTGITAIIDAATARATDSLSIKQVDWDGKVALIQAAKAAGVERYVFFSLIDADKHPDVPLMEIKRCTELFLAEADLNYTILQLCGFMQGLIGQYAIPILEGQAVWITGESSPIAYMDTQDIAKFAVRALSVPETEKQTFPVVGTRTWSAEEIISLCERLSGKEARITRMPINLLRTMRRVLRFFQWGWNVADRLAFTEVLANGKPLDAPMDEVYQVFGLDPTETTTLESYMQEYFARILKKLRELDYEKTKTKKKQTSKKTPFKS, encoded by the coding sequence ATGACTATATTAGTTGTCGGTGCTACTGGCACCTTGGGAAGACAAGTAGTTCGCCGTGCTCTCGATGAGGGGTATAAGGTACGCTGTCTTGTAAGAAATCCTAAGAAAGCCACTTTTTTAAAAGAATGGGGTGCTGAACTGGTAGCTGGTAATTTGTGTTATCCAGATACCTTACCTCCGGCGCTTACAGGAATAACAGCGATTATCGATGCAGCTACGGCTCGCGCTACAGACTCGCTGAGTATCAAACAAGTCGATTGGGACGGGAAAGTCGCGCTCATTCAAGCGGCTAAAGCCGCTGGTGTCGAACGTTATGTATTCTTCTCGCTGATAGACGCGGACAAGCATCCTGATGTCCCACTTATGGAAATCAAGCGATGTACTGAGCTCTTTTTAGCCGAAGCCGACTTAAACTACACTATTTTGCAACTCTGTGGCTTTATGCAGGGGTTGATTGGGCAATACGCAATTCCGATTTTGGAAGGACAAGCCGTATGGATTACCGGCGAATCTTCACCGATCGCCTACATGGATACGCAAGATATTGCTAAATTCGCGGTTCGCGCCCTATCCGTTCCCGAAACAGAAAAACAAACTTTTCCGGTAGTGGGGACTCGTACTTGGAGTGCGGAAGAAATTATTAGTTTATGCGAACGACTATCTGGCAAAGAAGCACGCATTACGCGAATGCCAATCAACTTGTTACGGACAATGCGCCGAGTACTCCGCTTTTTCCAATGGGGTTGGAACGTTGCTGATCGCTTAGCGTTTACCGAAGTCTTAGCAAATGGCAAACCTTTGGATGCTCCTATGGATGAGGTTTATCAAGTTTTTGGGTTAGATCCAACAGAAACCACAACCTTGGAAAGCTATATGCAAGAGTACTTTGCCAGAATTTTGAAGAAGTTACGAGAACTCGATTACGAAAAAACAAAAACAAAAAAGAAGCAAACTTCCAAGAAAACGCCGTTTAAGAGTTAG
- a CDS encoding cytochrome b6-f complex subunit PetM produces the protein MVVMSEMFTATILCLTLIPVGIVLGFLLLKIQGGEESEL, from the coding sequence ATCGTCGTTATGAGCGAGATGTTTACAGCAACCATTTTGTGCCTCACCTTGATCCCTGTTGGCATCGTTTTGGGTTTTCTCTTGCTCAAAATTCAGGGAGGTGAAGAAAGCGAATTATAG
- a CDS encoding pyridoxal-phosphate-dependent aminotransferase family protein, translating to MQDKLMLMIPGPTPVPEAALLALAKHPIGHRTSEFSNILAEVTENLKWLHQTQSDVMLLTTSGTGAVEAGMINFLSPGDRILVGCNGKFGERWAEVGEAYSLNVERITAEWGQPLDPQAFAEKLEADKEKQIKAVVVTHSETSTGVLNDLETINRHVKNHGEALIIVDAVTSLGAVNVPMDAWGLDVVGSGSQKGYMIPPGLGIVAVSPKAWEAYKTAKLPRYYLDLGKYRKATAKNTTPFTPPVNMIFALHATLRMMKQEGLDGIFTRHQRLMQATRAGIKGLNLPLFVSDDCGSPAITAVAPAGIAADQVRAIMKKHFDIALAGGQDHLSNKIFRIGHLGFVSDRDILSAISALEVVMHELGYENFTPGAGVAAAARVFAQS from the coding sequence ATGCAAGACAAGCTGATGCTGATGATTCCTGGTCCCACGCCGGTACCAGAGGCGGCGCTACTCGCGTTAGCCAAGCACCCCATTGGTCATCGTACCAGTGAATTTAGCAACATTCTGGCAGAGGTGACAGAAAACCTCAAGTGGCTGCACCAAACGCAAAGCGATGTCATGCTGCTGACAACCAGCGGGACAGGTGCAGTCGAAGCCGGAATGATTAATTTTTTGAGTCCTGGCGATCGCATTTTAGTCGGTTGTAACGGTAAGTTTGGCGAACGCTGGGCGGAAGTGGGTGAAGCTTATAGCTTGAATGTCGAAAGAATTACTGCTGAGTGGGGACAACCCCTCGATCCTCAGGCGTTTGCAGAAAAACTCGAAGCTGACAAAGAAAAACAAATCAAAGCTGTCGTCGTTACCCACAGCGAAACATCAACAGGCGTACTTAATGACCTAGAAACAATTAACCGCCATGTTAAAAATCATGGTGAAGCGCTGATTATTGTAGATGCAGTCACAAGCCTTGGTGCAGTTAATGTGCCAATGGATGCTTGGGGTTTAGACGTTGTTGGTTCTGGTTCGCAAAAAGGTTATATGATTCCCCCAGGGTTGGGAATTGTTGCGGTTAGCCCGAAAGCTTGGGAAGCCTACAAAACTGCGAAACTACCCCGCTACTACCTCGATTTAGGTAAATATCGCAAAGCAACTGCGAAAAACACAACTCCGTTTACACCACCCGTTAATATGATCTTTGCTTTACACGCTACACTGCGGATGATGAAGCAAGAAGGATTAGACGGCATCTTCACCCGCCATCAACGATTGATGCAGGCAACACGTGCGGGAATTAAAGGCTTAAATCTACCTTTGTTTGTGAGTGATGATTGTGGAAGTCCTGCCATTACTGCGGTAGCACCCGCAGGAATTGCAGCGGATCAGGTGCGTGCGATTATGAAAAAGCATTTTGATATTGCTTTAGCTGGCGGACAAGATCACCTCAGTAATAAAATCTTCCGTATCGGGCATTTAGGCTTTGTCAGCGATCGCGATATTCTCAGTGCGATTTCAGCACTCGAAGTTGTCATGCACGAACTTGGTTATGAAAACTTTACGCCTGGTGCAGGTGTGGCTGCGGCTGCAAGAGTTTTTGCTCAATCGTAG
- the pdxA gene encoding 4-hydroxythreonine-4-phosphate dehydrogenase PdxA — protein sequence MSLLQNSLYVEERPRLALTLGDPAGVGPEVILKALAEPEFAQSYDVTVVGSQAQLTKTYEQLCQCCRDNFANPEKLKILDINTEDTITTGIGNAASGAASFAYMQAAIARTKSGEFDAIVTGPIAKSAWKAAGYNYPGQTELLAELADVTKYGMLFVARSPHTNWTLRTLLATTHIPLRQVADTLTPELLTSKLDLLVECLQHDFGIAQPRIAIAGLNPHSGESGQLGREEQDWLIPWLEKERCDRPKIQLDGPIPPDTMWVKPSQAWYGKIGTAIAADAYLALYHDQGLIPVKQLAFDRAVNTSIGLPFIRTSPDHGTAFDIAGKGIADATSMKAAIQLAAELACQRISSRSFMQIGSSDSCASNSHSSLATSH from the coding sequence ATGTCTTTGTTGCAGAATTCGCTTTATGTAGAAGAACGTCCGCGTTTGGCTTTGACTTTGGGCGATCCGGCTGGTGTAGGACCAGAAGTGATTTTAAAGGCTTTAGCCGAACCAGAATTTGCGCAAAGCTACGATGTCACAGTTGTTGGAAGTCAGGCGCAACTCACCAAAACTTACGAACAGTTATGTCAGTGTTGTCGTGACAATTTTGCAAATCCAGAAAAATTAAAAATTTTAGATATTAACACTGAAGATACTATCACTACAGGAATCGGCAATGCAGCGAGTGGAGCAGCAAGTTTTGCTTATATGCAAGCCGCGATCGCCCGTACAAAAAGCGGTGAATTTGATGCGATCGTCACAGGCCCCATTGCGAAATCTGCTTGGAAAGCCGCAGGCTACAATTATCCTGGGCAAACCGAGTTACTCGCTGAGCTTGCAGATGTGACAAAATACGGAATGTTGTTTGTCGCGCGATCGCCCCACACAAATTGGACATTAAGAACATTACTTGCAACAACACACATTCCTCTGCGTCAAGTTGCGGATACGCTCACACCAGAACTTCTGACGAGTAAATTAGATTTACTCGTGGAGTGTTTACAGCACGATTTCGGCATAGCACAACCAAGAATTGCGATCGCTGGATTAAATCCGCATAGTGGAGAGTCAGGACAACTCGGACGCGAAGAACAAGACTGGCTGATTCCTTGGCTGGAAAAAGAAAGATGCGATCGCCCCAAAATTCAATTAGATGGTCCCATACCACCAGATACAATGTGGGTAAAACCAAGTCAAGCTTGGTATGGTAAAATCGGCACAGCAATCGCTGCGGACGCTTATCTAGCGCTGTATCACGATCAGGGCTTAATTCCTGTCAAACAACTTGCTTTTGACCGTGCGGTAAATACCTCAATCGGTCTTCCTTTTATCCGGACTTCACCGGATCATGGCACAGCATTTGATATTGCAGGCAAAGGAATTGCCGATGCTACTAGCATGAAAGCCGCCATACAACTTGCTGCTGAACTAGCTTGTCAAAGAATCTCGTCAAGAAGTTTTATGCAAATCGGTTCTTCTGATTCTTGCGCCTCTAACTCTCATTCATCACTAGCCACTAGCCACTAA
- a CDS encoding DUF2949 domain-containing protein, which translates to MSPANYSKFIDFLQKDLSISAASIDVALRHREQDPGPLPMILWQYGLVTLDQLNQIYDWLESAVV; encoded by the coding sequence ATGTCACCAGCAAACTACTCTAAATTCATTGACTTTCTTCAAAAAGATTTATCGATATCCGCTGCTTCGATTGATGTCGCATTACGCCATCGCGAACAAGATCCAGGTCCGTTACCTATGATTTTGTGGCAGTATGGCTTGGTTACGTTAGACCAACTTAACCAAATCTACGATTGGTTGGAAAGCGCAGTAGTATAG
- a CDS encoding DUF192 domain-containing protein, whose protein sequence is MMLGCATPTPAVSPTVTPLAQQSVNVGQNLPITATVTIAGRKINLEVARTPQEQATGLMYRDTIADDRGMLFVFEPARPVGFWMKNVRFPLDMIFLENGRVKAIAPAVPPCQAEPCPTYGPETPVNQVIELRGGRAAELGIRVGDRLDIRFLDSQTLNKQLSFTTSFAIKGEIPQKNCSDLRLSRVI, encoded by the coding sequence ATGATGCTGGGTTGTGCAACGCCAACGCCCGCAGTATCGCCAACAGTAACACCTCTGGCGCAACAATCTGTGAATGTTGGTCAAAATCTTCCTATAACTGCTACAGTAACGATTGCAGGACGTAAAATTAATCTGGAAGTAGCGCGGACACCTCAAGAACAAGCCACTGGCTTGATGTATCGCGACACCATAGCCGACGATCGCGGAATGCTGTTTGTCTTTGAACCGGCGCGCCCTGTCGGTTTTTGGATGAAAAATGTGCGATTTCCGCTTGATATGATTTTTTTAGAAAATGGACGCGTGAAAGCGATCGCACCCGCTGTACCACCTTGTCAAGCTGAACCCTGTCCGACGTATGGTCCCGAAACACCCGTCAACCAAGTCATAGAACTGCGTGGGGGACGCGCCGCTGAACTCGGAATTCGCGTCGGCGATCGCCTCGATATTCGATTTTTAGACTCGCAAACTCTAAACAAGCAACTTTCTTTTACCACATCGTTTGCAATAAAGGGGGAAATCCCCCAGAAAAATTGTAGTGATTTGAGGTTGAGTAGGGTAATATAG